One stretch of Arachis duranensis cultivar V14167 chromosome 1, aradu.V14167.gnm2.J7QH, whole genome shotgun sequence DNA includes these proteins:
- the LOC127745556 gene encoding uncharacterized protein LOC127745556 — MEKLKDEQMEHHQSFEAKDPLTESIYSLQIAKEALEQEVKKFGDICNQPLLSASTSLELKALSKSEDSKDEYLADANSVSVKTLEKQGSLSRIQVQVPNRIEDFGDIIAVVETCMIERSVYKLTFLFSLQFILLILVFLLFDSRLSIDSAVVAPT; from the exons atggagaagttaAAGGATGAACAAATGGAGCATCATCAATCTTTTGAGGCCAAGGATCCTTTAACTGAGTCCATTTATAGCCTTCAGATTGCAAAGGAAGCACTTGAACAAG AAGTGAAAAAATTTGGTGACATTTGCAACCAACCTCTGTTATCTGCTTCAACTTCCTTGGAACTCAAGGCATTGAGCAAATCGGAAGATTCTAAGGATGAGTACCTCGCCGATGCGAATTCAGTCTCTGTCAAGACACTGGAGAAGCAAGGATCACTATCTAGAATTCAAGTGCAAGTTCCTAACAGAATTGAAGATTTTGGTGACATCATAGCAGTTGTGGAAACTTGTATGATTGAGAGAAGTGTGTATAAGctcacatttttattttcattacagTTCATATTATTGATCTTGGTTTTTTTACTTTTCGACTCGCGGTTATCAATTGATTCTGCTGTCGTTGCTCCGACATGA